The following nucleotide sequence is from Scheffersomyces stipitis CBS 6054 chromosome 4, complete sequence.
ACCATCTGTAGTTTGTAAATTTCCATTTCCGAACTCTCGGTCAATTCTCGAGTTCAAAAGTAAATTCACGCCAGCATCCTCTAAACCTTTTTTAACTTTGTCCTGAAATTCTTCTGAAAGAGGTTCAGGTGGGAAAGACGGATGAGGATGGATTAAATTGACGCTCTTCTCAGGGAATTCGGCCTTGATTTCTCCAGCCAACTCAATTCCAACTGCACCAGCCCCGATAATGGAAATTGTGTTGCTTTCAGAAATCTTCTTATGGGTATCattcatttctttcatGAAgtattcaatattgaaggCATTCGGAGTAGAGGGCCATTGACGCAGCCTTCCACTGGCCAAAATTACATAGTCAAAGTCGATTTTCGACTTTTCTTTACCCCCTGTCAAGGTAAAAGTGGCAGACTTCTCGTCCAAATAATTAATTTTACCGTGGATGAAGTCCAATTCAAAAGGCTGTGGTTTAGTTCTTTCCTCTTGCAATTGCTGTTGCATCTTTTTGTCGATTGAGTATACTTTGTCAAATTGGAGATATGGAAACCTCTCAAAGGTAATGTACTGGTTCCGAGCAAATTCAGGATTAACAATACATTTTGGTATTCCAAGAATGTTCAAAAACCCTGCCCTGGGTTCAACCAAAGTTAAAGAAATCTTTTTATCATTGCTATCACTGAAATTAGAATCAAGTCTCTTCCGAAATTGGTTAATGGCTGCTAATCCTGCATAAGCTCCTCCAACGATAAGGATATTCGTCTTCAAAGTTAAGGCAGTGATTTCTGAGATGGGGGTCATTGTTAGTGCTTCTGTTGTCATTAGCTCGATTGTGAGATTACCACAAGGTTGAATATCTTTGGGGATCCACTAGGCTTTTGTATAGAATGTTTGAATCAACTTTGTGCTAGTTTAGTAACATATGGTTCTCGGTCCGAGTATCCGGGTTTCTGCAATTTTTGCAACTCCACAACAGCCATAGCTTAGCTCAAGGGATGAGTTTTTTAAACTTATCTGATCGGATCTACTTCGGAATAGGTCATTGATAACGGTATTCGTTTACTTATAGTGccaaaaaaattcattgaattcaaaaacGGATCGGAGTCGAAATCGGACATGTATTTATATGGTCTATAAATGAAAGCCGAAGCTGTCGGACTTATAGTCCGAGTGTAGCCCGTACTTTCCCTATGCAATAATCCTTGTACTCTA
It contains:
- a CDS encoding predicted protein (go_function disulfide oxidoreductase activity~go_process electron transport) yields the protein MTPISEITALTLKTNILIVGGAYAGLAAINQFRKRLDSNFSDSNDKKISLTLVEPRAGFLNILGIPKCIVNPEFARNQYITFERFPYLQFDKVYSIDKKMQQQLQEERTKPQPFELDFIHGKINYLDEKSATFTLTGGKEKSKIDFDYVILASGRSRQWPSTPNAFNIEYFMKEMNDTHKKISESNTISIIGAGAVGIELAGEIKAEFPEKSVNLIHPHPSFPPEPLSEEFQDKVKKGLEDAGVNLLLNSRIDREFGNGNLQTTDGEFIESDLNYWCTSHKNNIDFLSEEICSFLTAKKDLAVNEYLQVADTDIVLPNVFATGDLVDLDVIKSAGWALHMGPIAADNIINLIMGEEPNSKLPDVSLWEKNIALAVGNGEIISGNGNTVEINNSDYVEIYKDYGLNRCLEMLEAELRE